The Mycolicibacterium smegmatis genome has a window encoding:
- a CDS encoding MSMEG_0565 family glycosyltransferase, which translates to MRVALLTYSTKPRGGVVHTLYLAEAMARLGVDVTVWSLARSGDRGFFREINPAVTVRLVEFVDHPGDTVTDRILRSIETLRDAFTPADYDIVHAQDCISANAVGPCIRTIHHLDQFKTPVLAECHEKAIAEPYARICVSAAVAAEVRAGWGFDPVVIPNGVDAQRFSAAAAQEAGIRRWRDELGSYVLTVGGIEPRKGTLDLVEAYAMLRQRHPEVSLVIGGGETLFDYRDYRSAFERRCTELGVEPVILGAVADDELPGLVAGCDVFAFPSTKEGFGLAAMEALAAGRPVVTRDLPVLREVFGDTVGFAADPAGFAREMTAALEEPADPAPGRTLAAAMTWTQAAKTHVNFYRTLRTQDGPHP; encoded by the coding sequence ATGCGGGTGGCGTTGCTGACCTATTCCACCAAGCCTCGCGGCGGTGTGGTGCACACGCTGTACCTCGCCGAGGCGATGGCACGCCTGGGCGTCGACGTGACCGTGTGGTCTCTGGCACGCAGCGGCGACCGCGGTTTCTTCCGTGAGATCAATCCCGCCGTCACGGTCCGTCTCGTCGAATTCGTCGACCATCCCGGCGATACGGTCACCGACCGGATCCTGCGGTCCATCGAGACCCTGCGCGACGCCTTCACCCCGGCCGATTACGACATCGTCCACGCGCAGGACTGCATCAGCGCCAACGCGGTCGGTCCGTGCATCCGCACCATCCACCACCTCGACCAGTTCAAGACTCCGGTGCTCGCGGAATGCCACGAGAAGGCCATCGCAGAACCCTACGCCCGGATCTGTGTGTCCGCGGCGGTCGCCGCCGAGGTGCGCGCCGGGTGGGGGTTCGACCCGGTCGTCATCCCGAACGGTGTTGACGCGCAACGGTTCAGCGCCGCCGCGGCCCAGGAGGCCGGGATCCGGCGCTGGCGCGACGAGTTGGGCTCCTATGTGCTGACGGTGGGCGGAATCGAACCGCGCAAGGGCACCCTCGATCTGGTCGAGGCCTATGCCATGCTGCGGCAACGGCACCCGGAGGTGTCGCTCGTAATCGGCGGCGGCGAGACGTTGTTCGACTACCGCGACTACCGCAGCGCGTTCGAGCGACGCTGCACGGAACTGGGCGTGGAACCGGTGATTCTGGGCGCGGTCGCCGACGACGAACTGCCCGGCCTCGTGGCAGGTTGTGACGTGTTCGCGTTTCCTTCGACCAAGGAAGGTTTCGGGCTGGCCGCGATGGAGGCGCTGGCGGCCGGGCGCCCAGTGGTGACGCGCGATCTTCCCGTGCTGCGCGAGGTGTTCGGCGACACCGTCGGCTTCGCGGCCGATCCGGCCGGATTCGCCCGGGAAATGACTGCGGCGCTGGAAGAACCGGCCGACCCCGCGCCCGGCCGGACGCTCGCCGCAGCCATGACGTGGACGCAGGCCGCGAAGACACACGTCAACTTCTACCGCACACTCCGCACACAGGACGGCCCGCACCCATAG